From a region of the Paenibacillus lutimineralis genome:
- a CDS encoding sensor histidine kinase, which produces MTEQLQSYNEGVTGKKIDVALFDPKLEALAGQINRQSHLIVEAKAHRKRIENEFRQAAASISHDIRTPLTSIFGYIQLLEVENITPEEKLEYIAVVKNRTKRLQALLNDFFELSVIESPDYPLKTEKLGLTALISDIVVDFYDSFNERGIIPDIRLPEENASVYADESAVRRVVENLLFNTVKYASSQVEIWLEQRQETVDLTIINDARELAGSDVNLLFDRFYTADRARSAQTSGLGLPIAKSLMNNMGGTLTAELNGEKLMLICRWKKVKRH; this is translated from the coding sequence ATGACGGAACAATTGCAAAGCTACAACGAAGGAGTAACTGGCAAAAAAATCGACGTCGCCCTATTCGATCCAAAGCTCGAAGCGCTTGCCGGGCAAATCAATCGTCAGTCCCATTTAATCGTCGAAGCGAAAGCACATCGAAAACGAATCGAAAACGAATTTCGACAGGCGGCCGCGAGCATTTCCCACGATATCCGTACTCCGTTAACCTCTATCTTCGGTTATATCCAGTTGTTGGAGGTAGAGAACATAACGCCTGAAGAGAAACTCGAATACATCGCAGTCGTAAAAAATCGAACCAAACGCTTGCAGGCGTTATTAAACGATTTTTTTGAGCTGTCCGTGATCGAATCGCCAGATTACCCGCTGAAAACCGAAAAGCTTGGATTGACCGCCCTAATCTCCGACATTGTGGTCGATTTTTACGATTCCTTTAACGAACGCGGCATCATACCTGACATACGGCTGCCGGAAGAAAATGCGTCCGTATACGCTGACGAATCGGCTGTGCGGAGAGTCGTTGAGAACTTACTTTTCAACACGGTAAAGTATGCTTCCAGTCAGGTGGAAATCTGGTTGGAACAGCGGCAGGAGACAGTAGACCTGACCATTATTAACGATGCGAGGGAACTGGCTGGAAGTGACGTTAACCTTTTGTTTGATCGGTTCTACACGGCAGATCGTGCTCGATCCGCCCAAACATCCGGGCTTGGCCTTCCTATCGCCAAAAGCCTGATGAACAACATGGGGGGTACGCTGACGGCCGAACTGAACGGTGAAAAGTTGATGCTCATCTGCCGCTGGAAAAAAGTAAAACGGCATTGA
- a CDS encoding ABC transporter ATP-binding protein → MQEYVLKTNQLSKKFKDHKALDKVNLSIRRGSIYGFIGQNGAGKSTLIRLITGLAFPTEGSIELFGACEEKALIQARKRIGSIIESPALFPHMTASENLEANRILRGIPGKDCVPRMLKQVGLEGTGKKKAKNFSLGMKQRLGLAVALLGDPELLILDEPTNGLDPMGVIEMRELLKKLNRELGMTILISSHILSELHLMASHYGIIHGGRLLEQLTAQELDGKCRQYVYIKVNDPGMAAAVIQNHLGTTDFEVMQDGAIKLYNHIEQPGKISSVLFSAGLEVEKFTPMGEDLESYFTKRIGGSPHV, encoded by the coding sequence ATGCAGGAGTATGTATTAAAAACAAACCAGCTATCCAAAAAGTTCAAAGACCATAAAGCGCTGGACAAAGTTAATTTGTCCATTCGGAGAGGCTCGATTTATGGGTTCATTGGACAAAACGGAGCTGGAAAATCAACGTTGATCCGCCTTATAACGGGACTTGCCTTTCCGACCGAGGGATCGATTGAGCTGTTCGGTGCCTGCGAAGAGAAGGCTTTAATCCAGGCTCGCAAACGAATCGGCTCTATTATTGAGAGCCCTGCTTTGTTTCCTCATATGACCGCCAGCGAGAATCTGGAGGCGAACCGGATTCTACGCGGTATTCCCGGCAAAGATTGCGTTCCCAGAATGCTCAAGCAGGTAGGGTTGGAAGGAACCGGAAAGAAAAAAGCGAAAAATTTTTCACTCGGCATGAAGCAGAGGCTGGGTTTGGCAGTCGCCTTGCTGGGGGATCCAGAACTCCTCATTTTGGATGAGCCGACGAATGGATTGGATCCGATGGGCGTTATTGAAATGCGGGAGCTGCTCAAGAAATTAAATCGGGAGCTCGGCATGACGATCCTAATCTCAAGCCATATCCTAAGCGAGTTGCATTTGATGGCAAGTCATTATGGCATCATTCACGGTGGCCGGCTATTGGAGCAGCTTACCGCCCAAGAGTTGGACGGAAAATGTCGGCAGTATGTGTATATTAAAGTAAATGATCCTGGCATGGCAGCAGCCGTTATTCAGAACCATCTGGGCACAACCGATTTCGAAGTGATGCAGGATGGAGCCATCAAATTGTATAACCATATTGAGCAGCCTGGTAAAATTTCTTCTGTGCTTTTCTCTGCGGGTCTGGAAGTTGAGAAGTTTACGCCCATGGGGGAAGACTTGGAAAGTTATTTCACAAAGCGGATTGGGGGTAGTCCGCATGTATAA
- a CDS encoding response regulator transcription factor, giving the protein MNNPIHILVAEDDNDISRLLCSIIKKSGYIPQPAYSGTEALLYLGQRRWSMLLLDLMLPGMTGEELLERIDRRDDMPVIIISAKDEPKTKVSVLRGGADDFITKPFDVEEVSARIDSHLRTYARIPQPVLSNVLQHKGLVLDRDAMSVTADGAELTLTAREFQILSLLLSAPMKVFTKSNLYERVWQEPFYGDDNIINVHMSNLRSKLLKAAPQSDFIETVWGMGYRLKS; this is encoded by the coding sequence ATGAACAATCCGATACATATTCTCGTTGCCGAGGACGATAATGATATCAGTCGATTGCTTTGCAGCATTATAAAGAAAAGCGGTTATATCCCTCAGCCGGCTTACTCCGGAACAGAGGCGCTTCTCTACCTGGGGCAGCGCCGTTGGAGCATGTTGCTTCTTGATTTGATGCTGCCGGGCATGACAGGAGAAGAACTGCTCGAACGGATCGACAGACGTGACGATATGCCGGTTATTATCATTTCGGCCAAAGACGAGCCGAAGACCAAAGTGTCTGTCCTGCGCGGGGGAGCGGACGATTTTATTACGAAACCATTCGATGTAGAGGAAGTATCTGCGCGAATCGATTCCCATCTGCGTACGTATGCGCGAATTCCACAACCGGTTTTGTCTAATGTGCTGCAGCATAAAGGGCTTGTACTTGATCGGGACGCCATGTCGGTTACAGCAGATGGGGCTGAACTGACTCTAACAGCGCGAGAATTTCAGATTCTTTCGTTGCTATTGTCGGCACCGATGAAGGTATTCACGAAATCCAATCTGTACGAAAGAGTTTGGCAGGAGCCATTCTATGGCGACGACAACATCATCAATGTTCATATGAGCAATTTGCGCAGCAAGCTGTTAAAAGCTGCTCCGCAAAGCGATTTTATCGAAACGGTATGGGGCATGGGATACCGGCTAAAGTCTTAA
- a CDS encoding ABC transporter permease, with amino-acid sequence MYNLIRAEFFKLRKNRSFWTLLIALVVVSLAYPLLYYFDHQSSGEPQFTGAQFLSTFIASNAYAIKFGVAVLAGFFISNEYATGIMKTIASSGNTRGRLYTAKLFGFVAGAMLVSLVFPIVSTVEVTFLSGFGHLPADSSVFFIPRVLGLTLLYTAAYAAIGAMFAVILTDSGKTIGVSIIFFLMIDIVLAGIGSKVEFFAKLYDYSIFKLVGDIGKPSIDSGDWPALLLVPLLTIVLCAMLGILVFRRKDIK; translated from the coding sequence ATGTATAATCTGATCAGAGCCGAGTTTTTTAAGCTTCGCAAGAACAGATCGTTCTGGACGTTGCTGATTGCACTTGTAGTAGTCTCGCTTGCTTACCCCTTGTTATATTATTTTGATCATCAATCCAGTGGAGAGCCGCAATTCACGGGAGCACAGTTTCTGAGCACCTTTATTGCAAGCAATGCCTACGCTATCAAATTCGGCGTTGCTGTGTTGGCCGGATTTTTCATTTCCAATGAGTATGCTACAGGTATCATGAAAACGATCGCTTCGTCGGGCAACACTAGAGGGCGGCTGTATACGGCAAAGCTCTTCGGATTCGTAGCCGGTGCCATGTTGGTTTCTCTTGTTTTTCCAATCGTCAGCACAGTGGAGGTTACGTTTCTATCGGGCTTTGGTCATTTACCGGCGGATAGTAGTGTGTTTTTCATACCTAGAGTGTTGGGTCTGACGCTGCTGTATACAGCGGCCTACGCGGCCATTGGGGCGATGTTTGCTGTAATCCTAACTGACAGCGGCAAAACGATCGGGGTTTCTATCATTTTCTTTCTAATGATCGATATCGTTTTGGCCGGCATAGGTTCGAAGGTTGAATTCTTTGCCAAGTTGTACGATTATTCTATTTTTAAACTGGTTGGGGATATCGGCAAACCGAGCATCGATAGCGGAGATTGGCCTGCGCTCCTGCTTGTGCCGTTGTTGACAATTGTCTTATGTGCTATGCTGGGCATTTTGGTATTCCGGCGTAAAGATATTAAATAA